In the genome of Tropicibacter oceani, one region contains:
- a CDS encoding helix-turn-helix transcriptional regulator yields the protein MSYTKAADLLRVAEMAMSRYDGIALADLTEEFDCDHRTAQRIMRAFETVFPQVEIRDDEDRRRRWHMPRHDPRWLQAQGVRDGELAALDMAIKRAERDAAPDEAQRLKTLRDRLLAAMPSSQARRTEADAEALLEAQGFASRPGPRVFPDMGTLGVLTEALRAPWSVTLNYLSPDGSASERLLEPYGLLLGIRRYLVARPVGGDGKMRRFRLDRIRDAKITGQSFSRDAGFDLQQFSARAFGSYHSDAEYGPVEWRFSPQAAPVARQFVFHPEQQLTEEEDGALTVRFHASGHMEMAWHLYQWGDQVEVIAPAALQSMIDAHRRSDFPALP from the coding sequence ATGTCCTATACCAAGGCCGCCGATTTGCTTCGCGTCGCTGAGATGGCCATGTCGCGCTATGATGGTATCGCGCTTGCGGACCTGACCGAGGAATTCGACTGTGACCACCGCACGGCGCAGCGCATCATGCGGGCCTTTGAAACGGTCTTTCCCCAGGTCGAAATCCGCGACGACGAGGACCGCCGCCGCCGCTGGCACATGCCGCGCCACGATCCCAGATGGTTGCAGGCCCAGGGCGTACGCGACGGCGAACTGGCGGCGCTCGACATGGCGATCAAACGGGCAGAGCGCGACGCCGCCCCGGACGAGGCGCAACGGCTGAAAACCCTGCGCGACCGGTTGCTGGCGGCGATGCCCTCCAGCCAGGCCCGCCGCACCGAAGCCGACGCCGAAGCGCTGCTGGAGGCACAGGGCTTTGCCTCGCGGCCCGGGCCCAGGGTTTTCCCGGACATGGGCACGCTGGGCGTGCTGACCGAAGCATTACGCGCGCCCTGGTCGGTGACGTTGAATTACCTTTCCCCGGACGGCAGCGCCTCGGAACGGCTTTTGGAACCCTACGGGCTGTTACTGGGGATCCGGCGATACCTGGTCGCGCGCCCGGTGGGCGGTGACGGCAAGATGCGCCGGTTTCGGCTGGACCGTATCCGCGATGCAAAGATCACCGGGCAAAGTTTTTCCCGCGACGCGGGGTTCGATCTGCAGCAGTTTTCGGCGCGGGCCTTTGGATCCTACCATTCCGACGCGGAATACGGCCCGGTCGAATGGCGGTTTTCGCCGCAGGCGGCGCCGGTTGCGCGCCAGTTCGTGTTCCACCCCGAACAACAGCTGACCGAGGAAGAGGACGGCGCGCTGACGGTGCGGTTCCACGCCTCGGGGCACATGGAGATGGCCTGGCACCTCTATCAATGGGGCGATCAGGTCGAGGTCATCGCGCCGGCCGCCCTGCAAAGCATGATCGACGCGCATCGGCGCAGTGATTTCCCTGCCTTGCCCTGA
- a CDS encoding redoxin domain-containing protein — MTHPKPRVGAPIGALPLKVAGEDRVITLGTARDRWTMLFVYRGRHCPRCKRFLAKLNKALPAWQEHMDVVVTSADTQDKALADKAEFGWAFDLCHGLTLDQMRDLGLYVSEPLSEAETDAIFAEPGAFAIRPDGTLMLVDISNGPAARPDLDELLDGMIFNITNDRPVRGTA; from the coding sequence ATGACCCATCCCAAACCCCGTGTCGGCGCGCCCATCGGCGCCTTGCCCCTGAAGGTGGCGGGCGAGGACCGCGTGATCACCCTTGGAACGGCGCGGGACCGCTGGACCATGCTGTTCGTCTATCGCGGCCGGCATTGTCCGCGCTGCAAACGCTTTCTGGCCAAACTGAACAAGGCGCTGCCCGCCTGGCAGGAACACATGGACGTGGTGGTGACCTCTGCGGACACGCAGGACAAGGCGCTGGCCGACAAGGCCGAGTTCGGCTGGGCCTTTGATCTGTGCCACGGCTTGACGCTGGACCAGATGCGGGACTTGGGGCTTTATGTTTCGGAGCCGCTGTCCGAGGCCGAGACAGATGCGATTTTCGCCGAGCCGGGCGCCTTTGCCATCCGGCCCGATGGCACGCTGATGCTGGTCGACATCTCGAACGGCCCGGCGGCGCGGCCCGACCTGGATGAATTGCTGGACGGCATGATCTTCAACATCACCAATGACCGCCCGGTGCGCGGCACGGCCTGA
- a CDS encoding Ig-like domain-containing protein produces the protein MADLFLNWGDLGPYGTNLNDGDTVSVDTGGVAVNVAFTAQDAYATAFTFNADGYVGAEDDLNPNSFLKLYDDANNDGAPGTSTATLTFTALDTDNFTDQVQAVTFRINDIDMSTLNGDLSEANPNGFQDIVTINAYDAEGNLVPVTMTAESAVSVTGQTATGTTEGTFTDATGSILVTIDQPVQRIEIVYENGDLAQQGVTVSDVHFSTVDTGENLPPVAGDDLATTPEDTAIIIDVLTNDSDPEDGTLTVTGASVDIGSVVVNPDNTLTYTPPADYNGPATITYTIEDPEGNAATGEVAVTVEPVNDDPVAVDDADTTPEGVAVTITDPSSNDTDVDGDPLTTASVGTPTNGTAVLNPDGTVTYTPNAGFVGEDTIPYTVDDGNGGTDTGEIVVTVTPAGNTDPDAVDDSGTTAVDTPVILTVLANDTDPEGDTLSTASVGTPLNGSAVLNADDTVTYTPDTGFTGTDSFEYTISDGNGGTDTATVTVTVTDEPNTDPDAVDDTGVTTVDTPVILTVLANDTDPENDLLTTTGATVPANGSVAVNPDGTITYTPNTGFTGTDTFDYTIDDGNGGTDTATVTVIVDDGTNTPPVAFDDSETTGVDTPIIIDPKANDVDAEDPTANLSVVAIGTPTNGTAVLNADGTVTYTPNAGFTGTDTFTYELRDTGGLGDQGTVTVTVSDDPNTDPDAVDDASTTTVGTPVLIDVLGNDTDPDGDPLTTNGTTDPANGSVALNPDGTVTYTPDTGFTGTDTFDYTISDGNGGTDTATVTVTVDPAANEDPTAVDDEVETPEDTPITLDPTANDTDPNGDPVVCIAVGTPTNGTATLNPDGTVTYTPNPDFVGEDTIPYTIDDGNGGTDTGEIVVTVTPENDDPTAVDDSATTPEDTAIVIPDPAANDTDPDGDPLTVTSVGTPTNGTATLNPDGTVTYTPNPDFVGEDTIPYTVDDGNGGTDTGEIVVTVTPEGNTDPDAVDDSGTTAVDTPVILDVLRNDTDPESDPLTTTGATEPANGTVAVNADGTITYTPDTGFTGTDTFDYTIDDGNGGTDTATVTVTVTDDPNQAPTAVDDIATTEEDTPVIIPNPAGNDTDPDGDPLTVTSIGTPTNGTATLNPDGTVTYTPDPDYIGTDTIPYTVDDGNGGTDTGEIVVTVTPEDLGRIDTDIFPVDPTLQDQDPFNGFDEDPDPSDDLDSIDGTSSSDVISTGDDDDTIRAGGGSDVVNPGIDDDLVYLGAGNDYLFDPQGADTIYGGSGNDTIIAGSNTFSNYEGDDPFFPTLGFSSDPNTDDGRDYVEGNNGDDYIETGDDDDTIDGGQGNDTIDGGIDDDLITGNMGNDSLLGGHGSDTIDGGQDDDYIDGSAPAELELTDDIDVNTENDRDSLIGALGNDTILGGDDDDTLRGGSGNDVLDGGIDDDLMFGGNDDDTLIGGQGNDTLNGGSGADSISGGADRDVIIVDSAADGTDDTVDGGAEGDDFDVLDLTGVGVRGEDWRIVDTSPDSNGNGIDGTVEFLNGAGEVTGTMDFFEIEEVVPCFTPGTLIATPQGERLVEELQVGDRVITRDNGIQEIKWIGRKDLTGHDLARKPHFKPILIQKGALGNNLPEHDMLVSPNHRILVANDKTALYFEEREVLVAAKHLVGLEGVDEVESLGVAYIHVMFEQHEVILSNGAWTESFQPGDYTLKGIGNAQRQEIFELFPELEHAEGLKAYGAARRSLKKHEAHLLTK, from the coding sequence ATGGCTGATCTGTTTCTCAACTGGGGCGATTTGGGCCCCTATGGTACTAACCTGAATGACGGGGACACGGTTTCCGTGGACACGGGCGGTGTGGCGGTCAACGTCGCGTTTACTGCGCAGGACGCCTATGCAACGGCTTTCACCTTCAACGCGGACGGATATGTCGGCGCCGAAGATGACCTGAACCCGAACTCGTTCCTCAAGCTGTATGATGACGCGAACAACGATGGCGCCCCGGGCACCTCGACCGCGACGCTCACCTTTACGGCGCTGGACACGGACAACTTCACCGACCAGGTGCAGGCCGTGACCTTCCGGATCAACGACATCGACATGTCGACGCTGAACGGCGATCTGTCCGAGGCCAACCCGAACGGCTTTCAGGACATCGTGACGATCAACGCCTATGACGCCGAGGGCAACCTGGTGCCGGTCACCATGACCGCCGAAAGCGCCGTGTCCGTCACCGGCCAGACCGCCACGGGCACCACCGAAGGCACCTTTACCGATGCCACCGGGTCGATCCTTGTGACGATCGACCAGCCGGTGCAGCGGATTGAAATCGTTTATGAAAACGGCGACCTTGCGCAGCAGGGCGTGACCGTGTCCGACGTGCATTTCAGCACTGTCGACACCGGCGAGAACCTGCCGCCCGTGGCTGGTGATGACCTGGCGACCACGCCCGAGGACACCGCCATCATCATCGACGTCCTGACCAACGACAGCGACCCCGAAGACGGCACGCTGACCGTGACCGGCGCCAGCGTCGACATCGGGTCGGTTGTGGTGAACCCCGACAACACGCTGACCTATACGCCGCCCGCCGATTACAACGGCCCGGCAACGATCACCTACACCATCGAAGACCCCGAGGGGAACGCGGCCACCGGCGAGGTTGCCGTGACCGTCGAGCCGGTCAATGACGATCCGGTTGCCGTCGACGATGCCGACACCACGCCCGAGGGCGTTGCCGTCACCATCACCGATCCGTCGTCCAACGACACCGATGTGGACGGCGATCCGCTGACCACGGCCTCGGTCGGCACGCCGACCAACGGCACGGCGGTCCTGAACCCCGATGGCACCGTGACCTACACGCCCAACGCCGGCTTTGTCGGCGAGGACACGATCCCCTACACCGTCGATGACGGCAACGGCGGCACCGACACCGGTGAAATCGTGGTCACCGTGACCCCGGCGGGCAACACCGACCCCGATGCGGTCGACGACAGCGGCACCACTGCCGTGGACACTCCGGTGATCCTGACCGTTCTGGCCAACGACACCGATCCCGAGGGCGATACGCTCAGCACCGCTTCGGTCGGCACGCCGCTGAACGGCTCTGCCGTGCTGAACGCCGATGACACCGTGACCTATACGCCGGACACCGGGTTCACCGGGACCGACAGCTTTGAGTACACCATTTCGGACGGCAACGGCGGCACCGACACGGCGACCGTCACGGTCACCGTCACGGACGAGCCGAACACCGACCCCGACGCCGTCGATGACACGGGTGTGACCACAGTGGACACTCCGGTGATTCTGACCGTCCTGGCCAACGACACCGATCCCGAAAACGATCTGCTGACCACCACCGGCGCCACCGTGCCGGCCAATGGCTCTGTCGCGGTCAATCCCGACGGCACGATCACCTATACGCCGAACACCGGGTTCACCGGGACGGATACCTTTGACTATACGATCGATGACGGCAATGGCGGCACCGACACCGCAACCGTCACCGTGATCGTCGACGATGGCACCAACACGCCGCCCGTCGCCTTTGACGACAGCGAGACGACCGGCGTTGACACGCCGATCATCATCGACCCCAAGGCCAATGACGTCGATGCCGAGGACCCGACCGCGAACCTCAGCGTGGTTGCCATCGGGACGCCGACCAATGGTACGGCGGTTCTGAACGCCGATGGAACGGTGACCTATACGCCCAACGCCGGCTTTACCGGGACCGATACCTTTACCTACGAGCTGCGCGACACCGGCGGCCTGGGTGACCAGGGCACCGTCACCGTGACTGTCAGCGACGATCCCAACACCGACCCCGATGCGGTGGACGATGCCAGCACCACCACCGTCGGCACGCCCGTTTTGATCGACGTGCTGGGCAACGATACCGATCCGGACGGCGATCCGCTGACCACAAACGGCACCACCGATCCGGCCAATGGCTCGGTTGCCCTCAATCCTGATGGCACCGTGACCTATACGCCGGACACCGGGTTCACCGGGACCGATACCTTTGACTACACCATTTCGGACGGCAATGGCGGCACCGATACGGCGACCGTGACGGTCACCGTTGATCCGGCCGCAAACGAGGATCCGACCGCCGTCGATGACGAGGTCGAAACACCCGAAGACACGCCGATCACCCTGGATCCGACTGCAAACGACACCGATCCCAACGGCGATCCGGTGGTCTGCATCGCGGTCGGCACGCCGACCAACGGGACAGCCACGCTGAACCCCGATGGCACCGTGACCTACACGCCCAACCCGGACTTTGTCGGCGAGGACACGATCCCCTATACCATCGACGATGGTAACGGCGGCACCGACACCGGTGAAATCGTGGTCACCGTGACCCCGGAGAACGATGATCCGACCGCCGTGGACGACAGCGCCACGACGCCCGAGGACACGGCCATCGTGATCCCCGATCCGGCTGCCAACGACACCGATCCGGACGGCGATCCGCTGACCGTGACTTCGGTCGGCACGCCGACCAACGGGACAGCCACGCTGAACCCCGATGGCACCGTGACCTATACGCCCAACCCCGACTTTGTCGGCGAGGACACGATCCCCTACACCGTCGATGACGGCAACGGCGGCACCGACACCGGTGAAATCGTGGTCACCGTGACCCCCGAAGGCAACACCGATCCCGATGCGGTCGACGACAGCGGCACGACTGCCGTAGACACTCCGGTGATCCTGGATGTTCTGCGCAACGACACCGACCCGGAAAGCGATCCGCTGACCACCACCGGCGCCACCGAGCCGGCCAATGGCACGGTTGCTGTGAACGCCGACGGCACGATCACCTATACGCCGGACACCGGGTTCACCGGGACGGATACCTTTGACTATACGATCGATGACGGCAATGGCGGCACCGATACGGCGACCGTGACGGTCACCGTGACGGATGACCCGAACCAGGCCCCGACCGCCGTGGACGATATCGCCACGACGGAAGAGGACACCCCGGTCATCATCCCGAACCCGGCCGGCAACGACACCGATCCGGATGGCGATCCGCTGACCGTGACCTCGATCGGGACGCCGACCAATGGCACCGCCACGCTGAACCCCGATGGCACCGTGACCTATACGCCCGATCCGGACTATATCGGAACGGACACGATCCCCTATACCGTCGATGACGGCAATGGCGGCACCGACACTGGTGAAATCGTGGTCACCGTCACCCCCGAGGATCTGGGCCGCATCGACACGGACATCTTCCCGGTCGATCCGACGCTTCAGGATCAGGATCCCTTCAACGGCTTTGACGAGGACCCCGATCCCAGCGACGACCTGGACAGCATCGACGGCACCAGCAGCTCGGATGTGATCAGCACCGGCGACGATGACGACACGATCCGGGCCGGTGGCGGCAGCGATGTGGTCAACCCCGGCATCGACGATGACCTGGTCTACCTGGGCGCGGGCAACGACTATCTGTTCGACCCGCAGGGCGCCGACACCATCTATGGCGGCTCGGGCAACGACACGATCATCGCAGGGTCGAACACCTTCTCGAACTACGAAGGCGACGATCCCTTCTTCCCGACGCTGGGCTTCTCCTCGGATCCCAACACCGACGATGGCCGTGATTATGTCGAAGGCAACAATGGCGACGATTACATCGAAACCGGCGATGATGACGACACCATCGACGGCGGTCAGGGCAACGACACCATCGACGGTGGCATCGACGACGACTTGATCACCGGCAACATGGGCAATGACTCGCTGCTGGGTGGTCATGGTTCGGACACCATCGACGGTGGCCAGGACGACGACTATATCGACGGTTCGGCCCCGGCAGAGCTGGAACTGACCGACGATATCGACGTCAACACGGAAAACGACCGCGACAGCCTGATCGGCGCGCTTGGCAATGACACGATCCTTGGTGGTGACGATGATGACACTCTGCGCGGCGGTTCTGGCAATGACGTCCTTGATGGTGGCATCGACGATGACCTCATGTTTGGTGGCAACGACGACGACACGCTGATCGGCGGCCAGGGCAATGACACCCTGAACGGCGGATCGGGTGCGGACAGCATCTCGGGCGGTGCAGACCGTGACGTGATCATCGTCGACAGCGCGGCAGACGGCACCGACGACACCGTCGATGGCGGCGCGGAAGGGGATGACTTTGACGTCCTCGACCTGACCGGCGTGGGCGTGCGCGGTGAAGACTGGCGCATTGTCGATACCTCGCCGGACAGCAACGGCAACGGCATCGACGGCACCGTCGAGTTCCTGAACGGCGCGGGCGAAGTTACCGGCACCATGGACTTCTTCGAGATCGAAGAAGTGGTTCCCTGCTTTACCCCCGGCACGCTGATCGCAACCCCGCAGGGCGAGCGACTGGTCGAAGAGCTGCAGGTCGGCGATCGGGTCATCACCCGTGACAACGGCATCCAGGAAATCAAGTGGATCGGTCGCAAGGACCTGACCGGCCATGACCTGGCACGCAAGCCGCACTTCAAGCCGATCCTGATCCAGAAGGGCGCGCTGGGGAACAACCTTCCCGAGCACGACATGCTGGTGTCGCCGAACCACCGGATCCTGGTGGCCAACGACAAGACCGCGCTTTACTTTGAAGAGCGCGAAGTCCTGGTCGCGGCCAAGCATCTGGTCGGCCTTGAAGGGGTCGATGAGGTCGAAAGCCTGGGCGTTGCCTACATCCACGTGATGTTCGAGCAGCACGAGGTGATCCTGTCGAACGGTGCCTGGACCGAAAGCTTCCAGCCCGGCGACTACACGCTCAAGGGCATCGGCAATGCCCAGCGTCAGGAAATCTTTGAGCTCTTCCCCGAGCTGGAGCATGCCGAGGGCCTCAAGGCCTATGGCGCTGCCCGCCGCTCGTTGAAAAAGCACGAGGCACACCTGCTGACCAAGTGA
- a CDS encoding calcium-binding protein, translating into MADINGTSGNDSFVGTAGNDTMRGYDGSDTLLGGAGNDAIYGDSPSQIDTVDGNDVLYGEAGNDRLFGGAGDDTLYGGSGLCCTNRLNAEFPLSPGGLILRLP; encoded by the coding sequence ATGGCTGATATCAACGGCACCTCTGGCAACGACTCCTTTGTGGGGACCGCTGGCAACGACACGATGCGGGGCTATGACGGATCGGACACGTTGTTGGGCGGCGCCGGGAACGACGCGATCTATGGCGACAGCCCGTCCCAGATCGACACGGTCGACGGTAATGACGTTCTGTATGGCGAGGCCGGGAATGACCGGTTGTTCGGCGGCGCTGGCGATGACACGCTTTATGGCGGGTCGGGGCTCTGTTGCACAAATCGGCTGAACGCCGAGTTTCCCCTTTCCCCGGGCGGACTTATCCTACGACTTCCGTGA
- a CDS encoding IS5 family transposase has product MSRPIPPTYKTRNWPAYNEALKRRGSLTIWFDPEMIWDAVPTGRRGRQQSYSDAAIQTCLSMKVLFGMALRQTTGFVESLLQLVGLNWTVPDFSTLSRRQKTLAVNIPYRGSKGPLHLLIDSTGIKVEGEGEWHARKHGGPKRRVWRKIHLGIDEETLEVRAVEITGSHIGDAPILPDLLDQIPQDQEIGSVTADGAYDTRKCHDAIADRGAHAVIPPRKNAKPWKTITAGAVARNEALRAAKYLGRALWRRWSGYHRRSRVETKMHCMKLLGQRLMARDFDRQVAELQVRIAVLNGYTALGMPVTEVVG; this is encoded by the coding sequence ATGAGCAGACCCATACCCCCGACCTACAAGACCAGAAACTGGCCAGCCTACAATGAAGCGCTCAAGCGCCGGGGCTCGCTGACGATCTGGTTCGACCCTGAGATGATCTGGGATGCCGTGCCGACAGGCAGGCGTGGCCGCCAGCAGAGCTATAGCGACGCCGCCATACAGACGTGCCTCTCGATGAAAGTGCTGTTCGGCATGGCGCTCCGGCAGACGACCGGGTTCGTCGAGAGCCTGCTGCAGCTGGTCGGTCTGAACTGGACGGTGCCCGACTTCAGCACGCTATCTCGCCGCCAGAAGACCTTGGCCGTCAACATCCCATACCGCGGCTCCAAGGGGCCGTTGCACCTGTTGATAGACAGCACCGGGATCAAGGTCGAGGGCGAAGGCGAGTGGCACGCCCGCAAGCATGGCGGCCCTAAACGCCGCGTCTGGCGCAAGATCCACTTGGGGATTGATGAGGAAACGCTGGAGGTTCGGGCCGTCGAAATCACCGGGAGCCACATCGGTGATGCGCCGATCCTACCCGACCTTCTCGACCAAATCCCGCAGGACCAGGAAATCGGTAGCGTCACGGCTGATGGCGCCTACGACACGCGCAAATGCCACGATGCGATTGCAGATCGCGGCGCCCATGCCGTCATCCCGCCCCGCAAAAACGCGAAGCCCTGGAAGACGATCACCGCCGGAGCCGTGGCGCGAAACGAGGCCTTGCGCGCGGCGAAATACCTGGGCCGCGCACTCTGGCGACGATGGAGCGGATACCACCGCCGAAGCCGCGTCGAGACAAAAATGCATTGTATGAAGTTGCTGGGCCAGCGGCTCATGGCGCGGGACTTCGACCGCCAGGTCGCGGAACTCCAGGTCCGCATTGCCGTCCTGAACGGCTACACCGCGCTCGGCATGCCCGTCACGGAAGTCGTAGGATAA
- a CDS encoding Hint domain-containing protein → MQQSRGSGDDTVYAARGSGNEVIYGGTGDDSFYVGSWGVNTTADVVFSGNYTATIDYAATGETIQIFEVENFAYSGNNDTIDASATTLGHSHILFGGNDYIQAGSGADSIDAWSGNNTVFGGDGNDTITTGSDVANNYFDGQGGNDTISGSAGADTLVGGLGNDTLQGKLGADVLSGGAGNDVFVYSAGDGNDAITDFNIGNTGTLNDGNSGDNDFINLSGFYDNIFELRADQADDGVLNQSNDGVGGVDYSDNNSFGTGSLTFTNATPDAAFFTAENTGVACFADNVRIKTQRGEVKARDIVVGDWILTRDNGYQQVRWCGASRLSPRRLAKSPALRPIRIAAGSLSGGLPLCPLRVSPQHRVLISTPETALLFGEQEVLVPAVQLLGKRGIRQVSGDRAVTYVHFMFDQHELVCSSGIWTESFQPGEVTLGALDQDQRAEIFHIFPQLAQREGLAAYVAARRSLKRHEAALLSLL, encoded by the coding sequence GTGCAACAGAGCCGCGGGTCGGGCGATGATACGGTTTATGCCGCCCGCGGGTCCGGAAACGAGGTCATCTATGGCGGCACCGGCGACGACAGCTTTTACGTCGGCTCCTGGGGCGTCAACACCACGGCGGACGTGGTGTTTTCCGGGAATTATACCGCTACCATCGATTATGCGGCCACGGGCGAAACCATCCAGATTTTCGAGGTCGAGAATTTCGCCTATTCGGGCAACAACGACACCATCGACGCCTCTGCCACCACCCTCGGTCACAGTCACATCCTGTTCGGAGGCAACGATTACATTCAGGCCGGCAGCGGCGCCGACAGCATCGACGCCTGGAGCGGCAACAACACCGTCTTTGGCGGTGACGGCAACGACACGATCACCACCGGCAGTGACGTCGCCAACAACTATTTCGACGGGCAGGGCGGCAATGACACCATCAGCGGCAGCGCGGGCGCCGATACGCTGGTGGGCGGTCTTGGCAATGACACGCTGCAGGGCAAGCTGGGCGCCGATGTGCTTTCCGGCGGGGCTGGCAATGACGTCTTTGTCTACAGTGCCGGTGATGGCAATGACGCGATCACCGATTTCAACATCGGCAACACCGGCACCTTGAATGATGGTAATTCCGGCGACAACGATTTCATCAACCTGTCCGGCTTTTATGACAATATTTTCGAACTGCGCGCCGACCAGGCCGATGACGGCGTTCTGAACCAGTCCAACGACGGCGTCGGGGGCGTCGACTATTCGGACAACAACAGTTTTGGCACGGGCAGCCTGACCTTTACCAATGCCACGCCGGACGCGGCCTTTTTCACCGCCGAAAACACCGGTGTCGCCTGTTTCGCCGACAACGTGCGGATCAAAACCCAACGCGGCGAGGTGAAGGCGCGCGATATCGTCGTCGGGGATTGGATATTGACGCGGGACAATGGCTATCAGCAGGTGCGCTGGTGCGGTGCGTCGCGGCTGTCGCCCCGGCGGTTGGCCAAATCTCCAGCCCTGCGCCCGATCCGGATCGCCGCGGGCAGTCTGAGCGGGGGATTGCCGCTGTGCCCCTTGCGGGTGTCACCGCAGCACCGGGTCCTGATTTCGACCCCCGAAACGGCGCTGTTGTTCGGCGAACAAGAGGTGTTGGTTCCGGCGGTGCAACTTCTGGGCAAGCGGGGCATTCGGCAGGTGTCGGGCGATCGCGCGGTGACCTATGTGCATTTCATGTTCGATCAGCATGAACTGGTCTGCTCGTCCGGGATATGGACCGAGAGTTTCCAACCCGGAGAGGTTACGCTAGGCGCGCTTGACCAGGATCAGCGCGCCGAGATTTTCCATATATTCCCGCAGCTTGCGCAGCGGGAAGGGTTGGCGGCCTATGTCGCCGCGCGCCGGTCGCTGAAACGGCACGAGGCGGCCTTGCTCAGTCTGTTGTGA
- a CDS encoding nucleotidyltransferase family protein, whose protein sequence is MHDIAILIPAAGASSRMRGKDKLLEQVDGLPLLRRQAEQALATGCHVAVTLPDHDHPRAEALAGLPVQVIAVPDASEGMSASLRRGVSLLPGGMRAVMILPGDMPELTTADMSQLINGFEATPHPMLQQATSLDGTPGHPVLFPADCFSALIRLTGDQGARDVVKANAHRLSRIALDGARALTDLDTPEAWARWRADTHV, encoded by the coding sequence ATGCATGATATCGCCATTTTGATTCCCGCTGCGGGTGCCAGCTCGCGGATGCGGGGGAAAGACAAGCTGCTGGAACAGGTCGACGGGTTGCCGCTGCTGCGCCGTCAGGCCGAGCAAGCGCTTGCCACCGGCTGCCATGTGGCCGTCACCCTGCCCGATCATGACCATCCGCGCGCCGAGGCCCTGGCCGGGCTGCCGGTGCAGGTGATCGCCGTGCCGGACGCCAGTGAAGGCATGTCCGCCTCGCTGCGGCGCGGGGTTTCCCTGTTGCCGGGCGGCATGCGCGCGGTGATGATCCTGCCGGGCGACATGCCCGAGCTGACGACAGCGGATATGTCCCAGCTTATCAATGGGTTCGAGGCCACTCCACATCCAATGCTGCAACAGGCGACCAGCCTTGATGGCACGCCCGGCCACCCGGTTCTGTTCCCGGCTGATTGCTTTTCCGCCCTGATCCGGCTGACCGGCGACCAGGGCGCGCGCGACGTGGTCAAGGCCAATGCGCACCGGCTGTCCCGGATCGCGCTGGACGGGGCCCGCGCCCTGACCGATCTGGACACGCCCGAGGCATGGGCGCGCTGGCGCGCCGACACCCACGTCTGA